The following are encoded together in the Zingiber officinale cultivar Zhangliang chromosome 8A, Zo_v1.1, whole genome shotgun sequence genome:
- the LOC122011540 gene encoding probable glutathione S-transferase GSTF1 yields MAAVKVFCYAISTASIRVILCLEEVGAEYERVNIDMATGEHKSPAHVAKNPFGQVPAFQDGDLVLFESRAIGRYVLRKFNSSDVDLLHGSSLEESAMVDVWLEVEAQQYDKAIFPIYYQAMIIPCFYGGTTDEKVVEENLVKLAKVLDVYEARLSQTKYLAGDFFSFADLSHYPVTHFSIKIPQVAALFDARPHVKAWWESLESRPASKKVAAKIPQLS; encoded by the exons ATGGCTGCGGTGAAGGTATTCTGTTATGCGATCTCAACAGCTTCGATCCGCGTGATTCTGTGCCTTGAGGAGGTCGGGGCGGAATATGAGCGCGTCAACATCGACATGGCCACCGGCGAGCACAAGTCCCCTGCTCACGTCGCCAAAAAT CCATTTGGTCAAGTGCCAGCTTTCCAAGACGGGGATCTCGTTCTTTTTG AATCGAGAGCGATCGGACGGTACGTTCTGCGTAAGTTCAACTCCTCCGACGTTGACCTGCTACACGGGAGTAGCTTGGAGGAGTCAGCCATGGTAGACGTGTGGTTGGAAGTGGAGGCTCAGCAGTACGACAAGGCCATCTTCCCCATCTACTACCAGGCTATGATTATCCCCTGCTTCTACGGTGGTACGACGGACGAGAAGGTGGTGGAGGAGAACTTGGTGAAGCTGGCGAAGGTGCTCGACGTTTACGAAGCCCGTCTGTCCCAGACCAAGTACCTCGCTGGAGACTTCTTCAGCTTCGCCGATCTCAGCCACTATCCCGTCACCCACTTCTCTATCAAAATCCCTCAAGTGGCCGCCCTGTTCGATGCGCGCCCCCACGTGAAAGCCTGGTGGGAGAGCTTGGAGTCGCGTCCGGCCTCCAAGAAAGTGGCCGCCAAAATCCCTCAGTTATCATGA